One genomic window of Cygnus atratus isolate AKBS03 ecotype Queensland, Australia chromosome 16, CAtr_DNAZoo_HiC_assembly, whole genome shotgun sequence includes the following:
- the CDK5RAP1 gene encoding mitochondrial tRNA methylthiotransferase CDK5RAP1 isoform X3 — MYLETYGCQMNVSDTEIAWAILQKNGYTRTKDVDEADVILLVTCSVREKAEQAIWNRLRHLKALKARRHQGRLPLRIGILGCMAERLKEEILHREKLVDIVAGPDAYRDLPRLLAVAESGQQAANVLLSLDETYADILPVQTSAGGTTAFVSIMRGCDNMCSYCIVPFTRGRERSRPIASILQEVKMLSDQGVKEVTLLGQNVNSFRDMSEVQFQTAAAPVLSRGFSTVYKAKPGGLRFAHLLDQVSRIDPEMRIRFTSPHPKDFPDEVLQLIQERHNICKQLHLPAQSGSTRVLEAMRRGYTREAYLELVHHVRDSIPGVSLSSDFIAGFCGETEEDHQQTVSLLREVRYNVGFLFAYSMRQKTRAYHRLQDDVRADVKQRRLEELIAVFREEAARVNEAMVGQSQLVLVEGPSKRSASELCGRNDGNIKVIFPDAEIKDAAGCKALVRAQPGDYVLVKVTSASSQTLKGVPLCRTTLACSTA; from the exons A TGTACCTGGAGACCTATGGGTGCCAGATGAACGTCAGTGACACAGAGATCGCTTGGGCTATCCTGCAAAAGAACGGCTACACGAGGACGAAGGACGTGGATGAG GCCGATGTGATTCTGCTTGTTACCTGTTCTGTGAG GGAGAAGGCTGAGCAGGCTATCTGGAATCGCCTGCGGCACCTCAAGGCACTGAAAGCGCGGCGGCACCAGGGTCGCCTGCCTCTCCGCATCGGGATCCTAG GATGCATGGCTGAGAGGCTTAAGGAGGAGATTCTGCACAGGGAGAAGCTAGTCGATATCGTGGCAGGCCCCGATGCGTACCGTGACCTTCCTCGGCTGCTGGCCGTGGCTGAGTCTGGCCAGCAAGCTGCTAACGTCCTGCTGTCGCTAGATGAGACTTACGCAGATATTCTGCCTGTCCAGACTAGCGCAGGTGGCACGACAGCATTTGT GTCTATCATGCGGGGCTGTGACAACATGTGTAGCTATTGCATTGTGCCCTTCACCCGTGGCCGCGAAAGGAGCCGCCCCATTGCTTCCATTCTGCAGGAGGTGAAGATGCTCTCAGATCAG GGGGTGAAAGAAGTGACTCTTTTGGGTCAGAATGTCAACAGCTTTCGAGATATGTCTGAGGTGCAGTTTCAGACAGCCGCTGCCCCTGTCCTCAGTCGTGGCTTTAGCACCGTCTACAAAGCTAAGCCAGGAGGATTGCGTTTTGCACATCTTCTAGACCAGGTTTCCAGAATTGATCCAGAAATGAGGATCCGTTTCACTTCTCCACACCCCAAGGATTTTCCTGATGAG GTCCTGCAGCTTATCCAGGAGCGACACAACATCTGCAAACAGCTCCATCTCCCAGCCCAGAGTGGAAGCACACGAGTCCTGGAGGCCATGCGACGAGG ATACACAAGGGAAGCGTATTTAGAGCTTGTACACCACGTGCGTGACTCCATTCCAG GAGTGAGTTTAAGCAGCGATTTCATTGCGGGTTTCTGTGGGGAGACAGAAGAAGATCACCAGCAGACCGTGTCCTTGCTGCGGGAAGTCCGCTACAACGTAGGCTTCCTGTTCGCTTACAGCATGAGACAG AAAACCCGGGCGTATCACCGGCTGCAGGACGATGTGCGTGCAGATGTAAAGCAGAGGCGTCTGGAGGAGCTCATTGCTGTCTTTCGAGAGGAGGCTGCAAGAGTGAATGAGGCGATGGTGGGCCAGTctcagctggtgctggtggaaGGG CCCAGCAAGCGCTCTGCCTCGGAGTTGTGTGGGAGGAACGATGGCAACATCAAAGTGATCTTCCCTGATGCTGAGATAAAGGATGCCGCAGGCTGCAAGGCTCTGGTCAGAGCCCAGCCAGGGGACTATGTTTTGGTGAAG GTAACCTCTGCCAGTTCTCAGACCTTGAAGGGAGTTCCGCTTTGTCGTACCACCCTTGCCTGCTCTACAGCTTGA
- the CDK5RAP1 gene encoding mitochondrial tRNA methylthiotransferase CDK5RAP1 isoform X8, with translation MNVSDTEIAWAILQKNGYTRTKDVDEADVILLVTCSVREKAEQAIWNRLRHLKALKARRHQGRLPLRIGILGCMAERLKEEILHREKLVDIVAGPDAYRDLPRLLAVAESGQQAANVLLSLDETYADILPVQTSAGGTTAFVSIMRGCDNMCSYCIVPFTRGRERSRPIASILQEVKMLSDQGVKEVTLLGQNVNSFRDMSEVQFQTAAAPVLSRGFSTVYKAKPGGLRFAHLLDQVSRIDPEMRIRFTSPHPKDFPDEVLQLIQERHNICKQLHLPAQSGSTRVLEAMRRGYTREAYLELVHHVRDSIPGVSLSSDFIAGFCGETEEDHQQTVSLLREVRYNVGFLFAYSMRQKTRAYHRLQDDVRADVKQRRLEELIAVFREEAARVNEAMVGQSQLVLVEGPSKRSASELCGRNDGNIKVIFPDAEIKDAAGCKALVRAQPGDYVLVKVTSASSQTLKGVPLCRTTLACSTA, from the exons ATGAACGTCAGTGACACAGAGATCGCTTGGGCTATCCTGCAAAAGAACGGCTACACGAGGACGAAGGACGTGGATGAG GCCGATGTGATTCTGCTTGTTACCTGTTCTGTGAG GGAGAAGGCTGAGCAGGCTATCTGGAATCGCCTGCGGCACCTCAAGGCACTGAAAGCGCGGCGGCACCAGGGTCGCCTGCCTCTCCGCATCGGGATCCTAG GATGCATGGCTGAGAGGCTTAAGGAGGAGATTCTGCACAGGGAGAAGCTAGTCGATATCGTGGCAGGCCCCGATGCGTACCGTGACCTTCCTCGGCTGCTGGCCGTGGCTGAGTCTGGCCAGCAAGCTGCTAACGTCCTGCTGTCGCTAGATGAGACTTACGCAGATATTCTGCCTGTCCAGACTAGCGCAGGTGGCACGACAGCATTTGT GTCTATCATGCGGGGCTGTGACAACATGTGTAGCTATTGCATTGTGCCCTTCACCCGTGGCCGCGAAAGGAGCCGCCCCATTGCTTCCATTCTGCAGGAGGTGAAGATGCTCTCAGATCAG GGGGTGAAAGAAGTGACTCTTTTGGGTCAGAATGTCAACAGCTTTCGAGATATGTCTGAGGTGCAGTTTCAGACAGCCGCTGCCCCTGTCCTCAGTCGTGGCTTTAGCACCGTCTACAAAGCTAAGCCAGGAGGATTGCGTTTTGCACATCTTCTAGACCAGGTTTCCAGAATTGATCCAGAAATGAGGATCCGTTTCACTTCTCCACACCCCAAGGATTTTCCTGATGAG GTCCTGCAGCTTATCCAGGAGCGACACAACATCTGCAAACAGCTCCATCTCCCAGCCCAGAGTGGAAGCACACGAGTCCTGGAGGCCATGCGACGAGG ATACACAAGGGAAGCGTATTTAGAGCTTGTACACCACGTGCGTGACTCCATTCCAG GAGTGAGTTTAAGCAGCGATTTCATTGCGGGTTTCTGTGGGGAGACAGAAGAAGATCACCAGCAGACCGTGTCCTTGCTGCGGGAAGTCCGCTACAACGTAGGCTTCCTGTTCGCTTACAGCATGAGACAG AAAACCCGGGCGTATCACCGGCTGCAGGACGATGTGCGTGCAGATGTAAAGCAGAGGCGTCTGGAGGAGCTCATTGCTGTCTTTCGAGAGGAGGCTGCAAGAGTGAATGAGGCGATGGTGGGCCAGTctcagctggtgctggtggaaGGG CCCAGCAAGCGCTCTGCCTCGGAGTTGTGTGGGAGGAACGATGGCAACATCAAAGTGATCTTCCCTGATGCTGAGATAAAGGATGCCGCAGGCTGCAAGGCTCTGGTCAGAGCCCAGCCAGGGGACTATGTTTTGGTGAAG GTAACCTCTGCCAGTTCTCAGACCTTGAAGGGAGTTCCGCTTTGTCGTACCACCCTTGCCTGCTCTACAGCTTGA
- the LOC118258408 gene encoding LOW QUALITY PROTEIN: bactericidal permeability-increasing protein-like (The sequence of the model RefSeq protein was modified relative to this genomic sequence to represent the inferred CDS: inserted 1 base in 1 codon) yields the protein MGVRSLLVASTVLALGLALTGATNPGFVVRITQAGLDYAKQHGVAVLEKELAQLKLQDISGESRIRILGKVRYEISRLNLRNFQLPHSQISLVPNQGLQVSISNAFAELDGNWRVKLRFLRHHGSFNLNVEHIYIKTTLKLGRDASGKPTIDVSACSTSISNVRVRFSGKLSWLYNLFHKTIESKFKKNLEDKVCESLSSSVRRYLQPYLQTVPEANARETAIVLLYQGAGARLCPGVSGGKLLLALXSPSAPCLAVTAKIDAVAGIDYSLTAPPVATAQFLNADLKGECFSLAQHTAIPFTPPALAFPPDHSRMVYFGVSSYFFNTASFAYHTAGALVFEITDSMIPKDIEFRLNTSTFAAFLPQLDKMYPNMPMKLRLSAPSAPFLSIGTNGVSLQPVVDIQAYAIYPNGNLAPLFLLSLTGNVSATADVRSGRMVGSLALGRMKLTLKHSDVGTGTFKVKMMQSIMNIVASSILLPRLNERLGKGFPLPLPAQVQLSDLLVQFHENFLLFGANVRYQPRQGR from the exons ATGGGAGTGCGGAGCCTTTTGGTGGCCAGCACGGTGCTGGCTTTGGGTCTGGCGCTCACTGGGGCCACCAACCCTGGCTTTGTGGTCAGGATCACCCAGGCAGGCTTGGACTACG CCAAGCAGCACGGGGTTGCTGTCTTGGAGAAGGAGCTGGCCCAGCTGAAGCTGCAAGACATCTCAGGTGAATCCCGAATCCGGATCTTGGGGAAGGTGCGCTACGAGATCTCCAG acTGAACCTTCGCAATTTCCAGTTGCCGCACTCGCAGATTTCCCTGGTCCCCAACCAGGGCCTGCAAGTCTCCATCTCCAACGCCTTTGCTGAGCTGGACGGGAACTGGCGTGTGAAGCTGCGCTTCCT ccggCACCATGGGTCATTCAACCTGAACGTGGAGCACATATACATCAAGACCACCCTGAAGCTGGGCAGAGATGCCTCTGGGAAGCCAACGATTGATgtctctgcctgcagcaccagtATCTCCAATGTCCGCGTACGCTTTTCAGGCAAATTGAG ttggCTTTACAACCTCTTCCACAAAACCATTGAGTCCAAATTCAAGAAAAACTTGGAGGACAAG GTCTGCGAAAGCCTGAGTAGCTCTGTCAGAAGATACCTACAGCCTTACCTCCAGACCGTACCAG aAGCAAACGCACGTGAAACTGCTATAGTGCTGTTGTACCAGGGAGCCGGGGCAAGGCTCTGCCCAGGCGTCAGCGGAGGCAAGCTGCTCCTGGCTC GCTCACCCTCTGCCCCGTGTCTTGCAGTAACAGCCAAGATAGATGCCGTGGCTGGGATCGATTACTCCTTGACAGCACCCCCGGTTGCCACTGCCCAGTTCCTCAATGCGGACCTGAAG GGCGAATGCTTCTCCCTGGCACAACACACCGCCATCCCCTTCACGCCGCCAGCGCTGGCCTTTCCTCCTGATCACAGCCGCATGGTTTACTTCGGGGTCTCCAGCTACTTCTTCAACACCGCCAGCTTCGCCTACCACACGGCTGGGGCACTGGTCTTTGAAATCACAGACTCCATG ATCCCGAAGGACATCGAATTCCGTTTGAACACCTCCACCTTTGCGGCCTTCCTTCCCCAG CTGGACAAGATGTACCCCAACATGCCGATGAAGTTGAGGCTGTCCGCTCCCTCCGCCCCGTTCCTGAGCATTGGAACAAACGGGGTCTCGCTCCAGCCTGTTGTGGACATCCAGGCTTACGCCATCTATCCCAACGGCAACCTGgcccccctcttcctcctcagctTG ACAGGCAACGTGTCTGCCACCGCGGACGTGAGGTCCGGCCGCATGGTTGggagcctggccctgggcag GATGAAGCTCACGCTGAAGCATTCAGATGTCGGCACTGGCACTTTCAAG GTGAAAATGATGCAGTCAATAATGAACATAGTTGCCTCCAGTATCCTGCTCCCACGTCTTAATG agaGATTAGGTAAGGGCTTCCCTCTGCCACTACCAGCCCAAGTACAGCTCTCCGATCTCCTCGTGCAGTTTCATGAG AATTTCCTGCTGTTTGGAGCAAACGTTCGCTACCAGCCCAGGCAAGGCAGATAG
- the CDK5RAP1 gene encoding mitochondrial tRNA methylthiotransferase CDK5RAP1 isoform X1 translates to MQGWGRVLRAAGRLRSVAASPGAARGASCGPGERPGGRGAALPAGPDLRHFLRAAAVPPPAGEPRPEPERGAAAGPGRVYLETYGCQMNVSDTEIAWAILQKNGYTRTKDVDEADVILLVTCSVREKAEQAIWNRLRHLKALKARRHQGRLPLRIGILGCMAERLKEEILHREKLVDIVAGPDAYRDLPRLLAVAESGQQAANVLLSLDETYADILPVQTSAGGTTAFVSIMRGCDNMCSYCIVPFTRGRERSRPIASILQEVKMLSDQGVKEVTLLGQNVNSFRDMSEVQFQTAAAPVLSRGFSTVYKAKPGGLRFAHLLDQVSRIDPEMRIRFTSPHPKDFPDEVLQLIQERHNICKQLHLPAQSGSTRVLEAMRRGYTREAYLELVHHVRDSIPGVSLSSDFIAGFCGETEEDHQQTVSLLREVRYNVGFLFAYSMRQKTRAYHRLQDDVRADVKQRRLEELIAVFREEAARVNEAMVGQSQLVLVEGPSKRSASELCGRNDGNIKVIFPDAEIKDAAGCKALVRAQPGDYVLVKVTSASSQTLKGVPLCRTTLACSTA, encoded by the exons ATGCAGGGCTGGGGCCGCGTGCTGCGGGCGGCCGGGCGCCTCCGCTCGGtcgctgccagccccggggccgcccgcggAGCGAGCTGCGGGCCCGGCGAGCggccgggggggcgcggggccgcgctgcCCGCGGGGCCGGACCTGCGGCACTTCCTGAGAGCCGCCGCCGTGCCGCCACCCGCCGGGGAGCCGCGGCCCGAGCCGGAGCGGGGCGCTGCCGCCGGGCCCGGCAGAG TGTACCTGGAGACCTATGGGTGCCAGATGAACGTCAGTGACACAGAGATCGCTTGGGCTATCCTGCAAAAGAACGGCTACACGAGGACGAAGGACGTGGATGAG GCCGATGTGATTCTGCTTGTTACCTGTTCTGTGAG GGAGAAGGCTGAGCAGGCTATCTGGAATCGCCTGCGGCACCTCAAGGCACTGAAAGCGCGGCGGCACCAGGGTCGCCTGCCTCTCCGCATCGGGATCCTAG GATGCATGGCTGAGAGGCTTAAGGAGGAGATTCTGCACAGGGAGAAGCTAGTCGATATCGTGGCAGGCCCCGATGCGTACCGTGACCTTCCTCGGCTGCTGGCCGTGGCTGAGTCTGGCCAGCAAGCTGCTAACGTCCTGCTGTCGCTAGATGAGACTTACGCAGATATTCTGCCTGTCCAGACTAGCGCAGGTGGCACGACAGCATTTGT GTCTATCATGCGGGGCTGTGACAACATGTGTAGCTATTGCATTGTGCCCTTCACCCGTGGCCGCGAAAGGAGCCGCCCCATTGCTTCCATTCTGCAGGAGGTGAAGATGCTCTCAGATCAG GGGGTGAAAGAAGTGACTCTTTTGGGTCAGAATGTCAACAGCTTTCGAGATATGTCTGAGGTGCAGTTTCAGACAGCCGCTGCCCCTGTCCTCAGTCGTGGCTTTAGCACCGTCTACAAAGCTAAGCCAGGAGGATTGCGTTTTGCACATCTTCTAGACCAGGTTTCCAGAATTGATCCAGAAATGAGGATCCGTTTCACTTCTCCACACCCCAAGGATTTTCCTGATGAG GTCCTGCAGCTTATCCAGGAGCGACACAACATCTGCAAACAGCTCCATCTCCCAGCCCAGAGTGGAAGCACACGAGTCCTGGAGGCCATGCGACGAGG ATACACAAGGGAAGCGTATTTAGAGCTTGTACACCACGTGCGTGACTCCATTCCAG GAGTGAGTTTAAGCAGCGATTTCATTGCGGGTTTCTGTGGGGAGACAGAAGAAGATCACCAGCAGACCGTGTCCTTGCTGCGGGAAGTCCGCTACAACGTAGGCTTCCTGTTCGCTTACAGCATGAGACAG AAAACCCGGGCGTATCACCGGCTGCAGGACGATGTGCGTGCAGATGTAAAGCAGAGGCGTCTGGAGGAGCTCATTGCTGTCTTTCGAGAGGAGGCTGCAAGAGTGAATGAGGCGATGGTGGGCCAGTctcagctggtgctggtggaaGGG CCCAGCAAGCGCTCTGCCTCGGAGTTGTGTGGGAGGAACGATGGCAACATCAAAGTGATCTTCCCTGATGCTGAGATAAAGGATGCCGCAGGCTGCAAGGCTCTGGTCAGAGCCCAGCCAGGGGACTATGTTTTGGTGAAG GTAACCTCTGCCAGTTCTCAGACCTTGAAGGGAGTTCCGCTTTGTCGTACCACCCTTGCCTGCTCTACAGCTTGA